Proteins encoded in a region of the Candidatus Binataceae bacterium genome:
- the ileS gene encoding isoleucine--tRNA ligase gives MAATDYKSTLALPKTAFPMKANLPKREPETLKRWDEMDLYARLIETRENNPTWVLHDGPPYANGRVHLGTALNKILKDFVVRSRSMLGYRTPFVPGWDCHGMPIEYKVSRELGEQVRTMSKLELRKRCRAEAEKWLALQRGDFRRLGCIADWNHPYLTMAPEYDATEIAVLRAMVEGGYVYRGKRPVLWCFQDRTGLAEAEVEYEDHLSPSIYVAFALNSNLTDAGALANEPTQGAELAAAHRSGRLFAVIWTTTPWTLPANLGICLNETFEYVALEASGFYYIVAARLAEAFQKECDLRVGKRIALRRAALKALDGHDVFRHPFLARDVKLMYGEHVTGDAGTGLVHTAPGHGYEDFVIGSQYGLAPYTPVDDQGRFTKDAGEWQGRNVFEANDSIVAKLREVGALVAARKVSHQYPHCWRCHQPLIFRATEQWFLRIDHAGLRGRVLSAIESAEWVPGWSRERIRNMTETRPDWNLSRQRAWGVPIPALKCDRCSCVTLDLEVMKIVEQIFEKEGSDAWFERSSTDFVPIGFKCPNCAGTSFEKQEDVLDVWFDSGCSQAAVLAKRPELRWPADAYLEAVEQARGWFGSSLACAVAVRDAAPFRSVINHGLTVDEAGRKMSKSLGNSEDASDVADRVGADVIRLVYASIDYTSEMALGPTIFNAVADAYKKIRNTCRYLLGNLGDFDPTRDALKPAEMFEFDRFILARLEHLKGQVQRAFESFDFQGAYHTLLNFIVVDLSSLYIDVARDRLYCSAHASRERRSAQTALFHLLDALVRMLAPLIPYTAEEVYEYCPARERESVHLLELQPAHPEWADAEITARWDALLKIRDEVLLELENRRREKVIGAPLEAEVYLRADEDLRAVLNRYRAQLKELFITSGVQIGSRDGAVSREFADSQLKLDGVPIAGLQIEATRAPGIKCQRCWCYFDDGGHPELDARCRLVVGANV, from the coding sequence GTGGCTGCAACCGACTACAAATCGACCCTTGCTTTGCCAAAAACCGCCTTTCCGATGAAGGCCAATCTACCCAAGCGGGAGCCCGAAACCCTCAAGCGCTGGGACGAAATGGACCTCTATGCACGCCTCATCGAGACGCGCGAGAACAATCCGACCTGGGTTCTCCACGACGGTCCCCCTTATGCCAATGGGCGCGTGCATCTAGGTACCGCGCTCAACAAGATCCTTAAGGACTTCGTGGTGCGGTCGCGTTCGATGCTCGGTTATCGAACCCCCTTCGTTCCGGGGTGGGACTGCCATGGCATGCCCATCGAGTACAAGGTGTCGCGCGAGCTTGGCGAGCAGGTGCGCACCATGAGCAAGCTCGAGTTGCGCAAGCGATGCCGCGCCGAGGCCGAGAAATGGCTCGCCCTGCAGCGCGGCGATTTTCGCCGGCTTGGATGCATCGCCGACTGGAACCACCCGTATCTGACGATGGCGCCCGAGTACGATGCGACCGAAATTGCGGTGCTGCGCGCGATGGTGGAGGGCGGCTATGTCTATCGCGGCAAGCGGCCCGTGCTGTGGTGCTTCCAGGATCGCACCGGTCTGGCCGAAGCCGAGGTCGAGTACGAAGACCACCTTTCGCCGTCAATCTATGTCGCATTTGCGCTGAACTCGAACCTGACCGATGCGGGGGCGCTGGCCAACGAGCCCACGCAAGGTGCGGAACTTGCGGCCGCGCATCGCAGCGGCCGTCTCTTTGCGGTCATCTGGACCACCACGCCCTGGACGTTGCCCGCCAACCTCGGAATCTGCCTGAACGAGACCTTCGAATACGTCGCACTCGAAGCGAGCGGGTTTTATTACATCGTCGCCGCGCGGCTCGCTGAGGCGTTTCAGAAGGAGTGCGACCTGCGAGTCGGCAAACGCATCGCGCTCCGACGCGCGGCACTCAAGGCTCTTGATGGCCACGACGTGTTTCGGCATCCCTTCCTGGCGCGCGACGTGAAGCTGATGTACGGCGAGCACGTAACCGGCGATGCGGGTACCGGCCTCGTGCACACCGCACCCGGTCACGGTTACGAGGACTTCGTGATCGGCTCGCAATACGGCCTGGCGCCCTATACGCCGGTCGACGACCAGGGAAGGTTCACCAAAGACGCGGGCGAGTGGCAGGGCCGCAATGTCTTTGAGGCCAACGATTCGATTGTTGCAAAGCTGCGCGAAGTGGGCGCTTTGGTCGCGGCGCGGAAGGTTTCGCACCAGTACCCGCACTGCTGGCGATGTCATCAGCCGCTTATCTTTCGCGCCACCGAGCAGTGGTTTCTGCGCATCGATCACGCAGGGCTTCGCGGCAGGGTGCTAAGCGCGATCGAGAGCGCGGAATGGGTGCCGGGGTGGTCGCGCGAGCGGATTCGCAACATGACCGAGACGCGGCCCGACTGGAATCTCTCGCGTCAGCGCGCCTGGGGTGTGCCGATACCCGCGCTGAAGTGCGACCGCTGCAGCTGCGTCACGCTCGACCTCGAGGTGATGAAGATCGTCGAGCAAATTTTTGAAAAAGAGGGATCCGATGCGTGGTTCGAGCGCTCCAGCACCGATTTTGTTCCGATCGGATTCAAATGTCCCAACTGCGCCGGCACCTCATTCGAAAAGCAGGAAGACGTGCTTGACGTGTGGTTTGACTCGGGATGTTCGCAGGCGGCGGTGCTGGCCAAACGTCCCGAACTGAGATGGCCAGCCGACGCCTATCTTGAAGCGGTCGAGCAGGCGCGTGGATGGTTCGGATCGTCGCTGGCCTGCGCCGTCGCAGTGCGTGACGCCGCGCCGTTCCGCAGCGTGATCAACCACGGTCTTACCGTGGACGAAGCCGGGCGCAAGATGTCCAAGTCGCTCGGCAACTCCGAAGATGCCTCCGATGTGGCGGACCGCGTGGGCGCGGACGTCATTCGTCTCGTCTACGCCTCAATAGACTACACCAGCGAGATGGCGTTGGGTCCGACCATCTTCAACGCGGTCGCCGACGCATACAAGAAAATCCGCAACACCTGCCGCTATCTGCTTGGCAACCTCGGCGACTTCGATCCGACCCGCGACGCGCTGAAACCTGCCGAGATGTTCGAGTTCGACCGTTTCATCCTGGCGCGACTCGAACATTTGAAGGGACAGGTGCAGCGCGCATTCGAAAGCTTTGATTTCCAGGGGGCTTATCACACCCTTCTCAATTTTATCGTGGTGGACCTAAGCTCGCTCTATATAGACGTCGCCCGCGACCGCCTGTACTGCTCGGCCCACGCATCACGTGAGCGGCGCTCCGCGCAAACTGCGTTGTTCCACCTCCTCGATGCGCTGGTCCGGATGCTCGCGCCGCTTATTCCCTATACTGCAGAAGAAGTTTACGAGTATTGTCCAGCGCGTGAGAGGGAGAGCGTGCACTTGCTCGAGCTTCAGCCGGCTCATCCTGAGTGGGCCGATGCCGAAATAACGGCGCGGTGGGACGCGTTGCTGAAGATCCGCGATGAAGTGCTGCTGGAACTCGAAAACCGCCGTCGGGAGAAAGTAATTGGCGCCCCCTTGGAAGCCGAGGTGTACTTGCGGGCAGACGAGGATCTGCGCGCCGTCCTCAACCGCTATCGCGCGCAG
- a CDS encoding CoA transferase produces the protein MNDPGALAGLRVLDLSTYRAQLAGRLLADMGADVIKIEAPGGDPARTIGPFVNDESHRDRSLFFWFYNLNKRSLTLDLTRPRGVELFRQLATSADIVIESFNPGHLASMNLGWDDLGQLNPALILLSVAPFGQTGPYRDFAADDTVLTALSGMLYVNGFPGHAPVRPLGLQAYHSASYYGAIAALSALFARDKSGAGAWIDLSMQEATASAVEHVAGSYFENHLSEPRRGTLHWSRFFRVGKCRDGYIMHCTLGDWTSLIEWVKSDGKAADLTDPEYEQVMHRFLKAEHLFDVLDEWVKDYGRDELLERAQLLRQPYAIVRRPEALFDDEQLSARGFFAEVEHPELGRSFRYPGAPYLFNATPWRVYRRPPLTGEHSAAILRDELGIDSAEIAVLASEGVI, from the coding sequence GTGAACGATCCCGGAGCCCTGGCAGGACTGCGCGTTCTCGACCTGAGCACCTATCGGGCTCAGCTCGCTGGACGGCTGCTCGCCGACATGGGAGCCGATGTGATCAAAATCGAAGCGCCGGGTGGGGACCCCGCCCGTACCATTGGCCCGTTTGTAAATGACGAGTCGCATCGCGACCGCAGTCTGTTCTTCTGGTTTTACAATCTCAACAAACGATCCCTGACCCTTGATCTCACGCGACCGCGTGGCGTGGAGTTGTTTCGCCAACTCGCTACCTCCGCGGATATTGTCATCGAGAGCTTCAACCCCGGTCACCTCGCTTCGATGAATCTCGGATGGGATGACCTGGGTCAACTCAACCCCGCCCTGATCCTGCTCTCGGTCGCCCCTTTCGGGCAGACCGGGCCCTATCGGGATTTCGCCGCCGATGACACGGTTCTCACCGCGCTGTCGGGGATGCTTTACGTCAACGGCTTCCCGGGCCACGCTCCGGTGCGCCCGCTTGGACTGCAGGCTTATCACTCGGCGTCGTACTATGGTGCGATCGCCGCCCTGAGCGCGCTGTTCGCGCGGGACAAATCCGGCGCAGGCGCTTGGATTGATCTGTCGATGCAGGAAGCGACCGCGTCTGCCGTCGAACACGTCGCGGGTAGCTACTTTGAAAACCACCTCAGCGAACCCCGTCGCGGCACGCTGCACTGGAGCCGCTTTTTTCGCGTCGGCAAATGCCGCGACGGCTACATCATGCACTGCACGCTGGGCGACTGGACCTCGCTCATCGAATGGGTCAAGTCGGACGGCAAGGCGGCCGACCTAACCGATCCCGAATACGAACAGGTCATGCACCGCTTCCTCAAGGCCGAGCATTTGTTCGACGTACTCGATGAGTGGGTCAAGGACTATGGTCGCGACGAATTGCTCGAGCGCGCACAGCTTTTGCGCCAGCCCTACGCGATAGTTCGACGGCCGGAGGCGTTGTTCGACGATGAACAACTCTCTGCGCGCGGCTTCTTTGCCGAGGTTGAACACCCTGAACTCGGCCGCAGCTTCCGCTATCCGGGCGCGCCGTATCTCTTTAACGCCACCCCCTGGCGCGTCTATCGACGTCCACCCCTAACCGGTGAACACAGCGCCGCTATTTTGCGCGATGAGCTGGGCATCGATTCCGCGGAAATCGCCGTGCTTGCGAGCGAAGGGGTTATCTAG
- a CDS encoding CoA transferase has protein sequence MAGLPLEGIRVLDFTWVVAGPVATRILGDHGAQVVKIERKIPPPLGNRKVGLQCDLHRNKISLALNMAEPRGVEIARMLAAKSDLVMDNFSARVMRTWGMDYQSLRAVKPDIICISMSGLGHTGPRSSYVSYGPTLQALSGYTTLMADNSGEPAGYGYSYADMCGGYSGALAALIALWNRKRTGRGQFVDLSQFEAVTSVIGTSLMDISVNNRVQEPFGYTSQEGPSAPHGVYRCRAREQDNDRWVAISVRSQPEWERLVRALGNPAWADDPKFRTLYLRMRNREDLDSYLTRWTMERSAEDVMTILQAAQVAAGLVANGADLCQRDPQLKARGFWPTVKSVSDKTTQVTGIPFRISSGSGAIRCAGPEVGENGDYVLGEILGFSRAEREELLKAGVVWP, from the coding sequence GTGGCCGGGCTCCCGCTGGAAGGCATCCGCGTTCTGGATTTCACCTGGGTAGTCGCAGGTCCGGTCGCGACTCGTATTCTGGGGGATCACGGCGCGCAAGTCGTAAAGATCGAACGTAAGATTCCGCCGCCGCTGGGAAATCGCAAGGTCGGCTTGCAGTGCGATCTGCATCGCAACAAGATTTCGCTGGCTCTCAATATGGCCGAGCCACGCGGCGTCGAAATTGCCCGGATGCTCGCTGCCAAGAGCGATTTGGTGATGGACAATTTCTCCGCCCGCGTGATGCGCACCTGGGGAATGGACTACCAAAGCCTGCGGGCGGTGAAACCCGACATCATCTGCATAAGCATGTCGGGTCTCGGCCACACGGGTCCGCGCTCGAGCTATGTCAGTTACGGACCCACTCTCCAGGCGCTCTCCGGCTACACCACCCTGATGGCCGACAACAGCGGTGAGCCCGCGGGCTACGGCTACTCCTACGCCGACATGTGCGGCGGGTATTCGGGTGCTCTCGCGGCTCTCATCGCGCTCTGGAACCGCAAGCGCACCGGGCGCGGCCAATTTGTCGACTTGTCGCAGTTCGAAGCAGTGACTTCAGTCATCGGCACCTCGCTGATGGACATCAGCGTCAACAACCGCGTCCAAGAGCCCTTCGGTTACACCTCGCAGGAAGGCCCATCCGCACCGCATGGCGTGTATAGATGCAGAGCGCGCGAGCAAGACAACGACCGCTGGGTCGCCATCTCGGTGCGCTCGCAACCCGAATGGGAGCGTCTGGTGCGGGCTCTGGGAAATCCCGCCTGGGCAGACGATCCGAAATTCCGCACCTTGTACTTGCGGATGCGCAACCGCGAGGATCTCGATTCGTACCTGACGCGGTGGACGATGGAGCGTAGCGCTGAAGACGTAATGACGATTTTGCAAGCTGCGCAGGTGGCCGCCGGGTTGGTGGCCAACGGAGCCGACCTCTGCCAGCGTGACCCCCAGCTGAAGGCGCGTGGTTTTTGGCCAACCGTCAAATCGGTCAGCGACAAGACCACCCAGGTGACGGGTATCCCGTTCAGAATTTCCAGCGGGTCGGGCGCGATTCGCTGCGCTGGCCCGGAAGTGGGCGAAAACGGCGACTACGTGTTAGGGGAGATTCTCGGTTTTAGCCGCGCCGAACGCGAGGAGCTGCTTAAAGCCGGAGTGGTGTGGCCCTGA
- the ffh gene encoding signal recognition particle protein produces MFDTLSDRLEGVFKKLRGQGRITERNIEDALREVRLALLEADVNIRVVRDFVDHVRKKALGQEVLRSLTPEQHLIKFVADELTRAMGGQARELDLKVKPPVKIMVVGLQGSGKTTSLAKLALWLKASRKRHPLIASTDVYRPAAMEQLRVLGKQIDVPVVESREDQDPIEIATRTLARAEAGGHDAVLVDTAGRLQIDDELMDELQRLKAALNPHHIVFVADAMTGQEAANVAAGFHDRLKVSGVILTKLDSDARGGAALSVSSVTGAPILFAGTGEKLDAFEVFYPDRLTSRVLGMGDVLTLIEKAQTNYDQAKAKELERKFKKNEFTITDFAEQIKAIRKMGSLGDLIGMIPGLKKLAGEADSEEARTELRRIQAIIDSMTRQERENHLILNGRRRVRIAAGSGTSVQDVNRFLKQFDQTRKVMKKITRMGAGKAMMRGLGFGR; encoded by the coding sequence ATGTTCGACACGCTCAGCGATCGACTCGAAGGCGTCTTCAAAAAGCTTCGGGGGCAAGGCCGGATCACCGAGCGCAACATCGAAGATGCGCTCCGTGAGGTGCGCCTCGCCCTGCTCGAAGCCGACGTCAACATCAGAGTCGTCCGCGACTTCGTAGACCACGTTAGGAAGAAGGCGCTGGGACAGGAGGTCCTGCGCTCCCTCACCCCCGAACAACACCTCATCAAGTTCGTCGCGGACGAACTGACCCGCGCGATGGGCGGTCAAGCTCGTGAACTCGACCTCAAGGTCAAGCCGCCCGTCAAGATAATGGTGGTTGGACTCCAGGGCTCGGGCAAAACCACTTCTCTGGCCAAGCTCGCACTGTGGCTCAAGGCGAGCCGCAAACGTCACCCGCTCATCGCCTCTACTGACGTTTATCGTCCCGCCGCGATGGAACAATTGCGCGTTCTTGGCAAGCAGATCGACGTGCCGGTGGTCGAGAGCCGCGAAGATCAAGATCCGATCGAGATCGCGACTCGCACGCTCGCGCGCGCCGAGGCCGGAGGACATGACGCGGTCCTGGTCGATACCGCAGGGCGGCTGCAGATCGACGACGAGTTGATGGACGAATTGCAGCGGCTCAAGGCCGCGCTCAATCCCCACCATATTGTCTTCGTCGCGGATGCCATGACGGGCCAGGAAGCCGCCAATGTCGCTGCAGGCTTTCACGACCGACTCAAGGTTTCCGGCGTAATTTTGACCAAGCTCGATTCCGATGCACGCGGCGGGGCGGCGTTGTCGGTCAGCTCGGTGACGGGTGCGCCGATACTCTTTGCCGGAACCGGCGAAAAACTCGATGCATTTGAAGTCTTCTATCCCGACCGCTTGACTTCGCGGGTACTCGGGATGGGCGACGTCTTGACGCTGATCGAAAAAGCCCAAACCAACTACGATCAGGCCAAGGCCAAGGAACTCGAGCGCAAATTCAAGAAAAACGAATTCACCATCACCGATTTTGCCGAGCAGATAAAAGCAATTCGCAAGATGGGATCCCTCGGCGACCTTATCGGAATGATTCCAGGGTTGAAGAAACTCGCGGGGGAGGCGGATTCCGAAGAGGCCCGTACTGAGTTGCGGCGGATACAGGCGATTATTGATTCTATGACACGGCAAGAGCGGGAAAATCATCTCATATTGAACGGTCGTCGCCGCGTCCGAATTGCCGCTGGCAGCGGAACGTCCGTGCAGGATGTCAACCGATTTCTGAAGCAATTTGACCAAACCCGCAAAGTCATGAAGAAAATCACGCGCATGGGTGCCGGTAAGGCGATGATGCGCGGACTTGGCTTTGGGCGCTAG
- the rpsP gene encoding 30S ribosomal protein S16 has protein sequence MALVIRLRRHGSKKRPFFRIVVADSRSPRDGRFVDQIGTYDPAFDPPRVTLKKDPTERWLKAGAKPSETVRKLIKQAS, from the coding sequence ATGGCACTGGTAATCAGGCTGCGCCGCCACGGTAGCAAGAAAAGGCCGTTTTTCAGAATCGTCGTTGCCGATTCGCGCTCACCTCGCGACGGTCGCTTCGTCGATCAGATCGGCACCTACGATCCCGCGTTTGACCCGCCGCGGGTAACGCTCAAGAAGGACCCCACTGAGCGCTGGCTCAAGGCCGGCGCGAAACCGAGCGAGACGGTGAGGAAGCTCATCAAGCAGGCATCTTAA
- a CDS encoding KH domain-containing protein: MKELVQFLAQQLVNNPDAVEVKETQGDTASVLELRVAKEDLGRVIGKQGRTAKSIRTILNAVASRTSRKVVLEIIEEK, from the coding sequence ATGAAGGAGCTCGTTCAGTTCCTGGCGCAACAACTGGTGAACAACCCGGACGCGGTCGAGGTCAAGGAAACTCAGGGCGACACTGCCTCGGTGCTCGAACTGCGAGTAGCCAAAGAAGACCTAGGCCGTGTGATCGGCAAACAAGGGCGGACCGCGAAATCGATTCGGACCATCCTTAACGCGGTCGCGTCGCGCACCAGCCGTAAGGTGGTTCTCGAAATAATCGAAGAGAAGTAA
- the rimM gene encoding ribosome maturation factor RimM (Essential for efficient processing of 16S rRNA) translates to MPRITRPTRDPAPGRFANANPSEPSRDLVRIGRIAGIHGLRGALSCRPDNPESESFSTLKTITIQTGGQSREYQLLTAAPAGRGRLKIELAGIADANAAEALKGGIVMVSRASLPPTKPHEFYYFQAIGCEVFLTDHTRLGTITEVFSNGANDVMVVRGEGREILVPVIEDIVKSIELDSRRVVIESVPGLMED, encoded by the coding sequence ATGCCGCGTATCACTCGGCCGACGCGGGATCCGGCCCCGGGGCGGTTTGCGAATGCTAACCCCTCGGAGCCATCGCGAGACCTGGTGCGCATAGGCCGAATCGCCGGGATTCATGGACTACGTGGCGCGCTCAGCTGCCGCCCGGACAATCCCGAATCCGAGTCATTCTCCACTCTCAAAACGATCACGATCCAGACTGGCGGCCAATCCCGCGAATACCAACTCCTCACAGCCGCTCCTGCTGGCCGCGGCAGGCTGAAAATTGAACTGGCCGGTATTGCAGATGCGAACGCGGCCGAGGCGCTCAAGGGCGGCATCGTGATGGTTTCGCGCGCCAGCCTGCCCCCTACCAAGCCGCACGAGTTCTACTATTTTCAGGCGATCGGGTGCGAAGTGTTCCTGACCGACCATACCCGGCTGGGAACTATTACCGAGGTCTTCTCCAACGGTGCTAATGACGTGATGGTGGTGCGGGGGGAGGGGCGCGAAATTCTCGTCCCCGTTATCGAGGATATCGTCAAATCGATAGAGCTCGACTCGCGCCGCGTGGTGATCGAGTCGGTGCCTGGGCTGATGGAGGACTGA